One window from the genome of Cryptomeria japonica chromosome 6, Sugi_1.0, whole genome shotgun sequence encodes:
- the LOC131049372 gene encoding uclacyanin-2 yields MARVALVGVAIIAALCIQHSWAVQYDVGGSQGWEATTDFKTWVSGKQFKVGDTLVFKYGSLHTLDEVDKAGYDSCSTANAISSASDGNTVVKLTTAGKRYFICGTAGHCPGGMKLEVDSLAALATAPVAPPALAPSVGAPTIPSSPTPSDGAPTSATISPSSPSDSAPSAAKIPSSGAAVPSTSRTSPSPAGSPSQRNGATVNGISGVALAGAAMVAFLML; encoded by the exons ATGGCAAGGGTGGCACTGGTGGGAGTAGCCATTATAGCAGCACTGTGTATTCAACATTCATGGGCCGTTCAGTATGATGTTGGAGGCAGCCAAGGATGGGAAGCTACAACAGATTTCAAGACATGGGTCTCTGGTAAACAGTTCAAAGTTGGAGACACCCTTG TGTTCAAGTATGGGAGCCTTCACACCCTGGACGAGGTGGATAAAGCGGGCTACGATTCGTGCTCCACTGCCAACGCCATTTCGTCTGCATCAGACGGAAACACCGTGGTGAAGTTGACTACGGCAGGGAAGCGTTACTTCATATGCGGTACAGCGGGCCACTGCCCCGGCGGAATGAAGCTAGAGGTGGACAGCTTGGCCGCGCTAGCAACGGCGCCGGTTGCCCCGCCGGCCCTAGCCCCTTCCGTCGGCGCACCTACCATTCCCTCCTCCCCAACCCCTTCTGATGGCGCCCCCACCTCAGCCACCATTTCCCCCTCCTCTCCATCCGACAGTGCGCCTAGCGCAGCCAAGATTCCCTCCAGCGGCGCTGCTGTTCCGTCCACTAGTCGCACCTCGCCTTCTCCCGCTGGTTCCCCCTCCCAGCGAAATGGAGCCACGGTTAACGGCATTTCGGGCGTTGCTCTAGCAGGGGCCGCCATGGTCGCTTTTCTTATGCTCTGA